In a genomic window of Temnothorax longispinosus isolate EJ_2023e unplaced genomic scaffold, Tlon_JGU_v1 HiC_scaffold_134, whole genome shotgun sequence:
- the Mrf1 gene encoding peptide chain release factor 1-like, mitochondrial — protein sequence MRLAECCRMSLLIRRCKFDNYWRYPKLVNRIKFHELHAWSLTNLIWSSRNFCNAQAKPNILDDRTKKFLDYLANEYKNKSLRNNNLIDFVDLNASGGLLSKRVQLIENIQSLHDLGQQDIEMKKLAEEEEALYNEQLNELDERLLNIILGNMYKDSYDNIIVEITAGVGGQEAMLFAKDLYDMYIGYAKYLGLDYEVIDIEISDNKGIRHASIMISGDQADKFQHEGGVHRVQRVPATERMGRVHTSTASVAILPVPSEIQIAINEKDLKVETKRASGAGGQHVNTTDSAVRVTHLPSGLSVTCQVDRSQDKNKKMAMNKLRSILYEQQLNKQSSFTSELRQKQMGMGYRNEKIRTYNYNQDRVTDHRLGQNGTLYNLPEFMQGGAALEELENKLYNHVRMKTLLEIVKKLETRSK from the exons atGAGACTCGCAGAATGTTGCAGAATGTCTCTGCTAATACGAAGATGCAAATTCGACAATTATTGGCGATACCCGAAGCTCGTAAATCGGATAAAGTTTCACGAGCTGCACGCTTGGTCGTTGACCAACTTGATTTGGAGTTCGAGAAACTTTTGCAATGCACAGGCAAAACCGAATATTTTGGACGATAGaactaaaaagtttttagaTTATCTCGCGAACGAGTACAAAAACAAATCTTTGAGGAACAATAACTTAATCGATTTTGTCGATTTAAATGCTTCCGGTGGTTTATTGAGCAAAAGAGTGCAGCTCATAGAAAATATTCAGAGTTTGCATGATTTAG GACAGCAGGATATAGAGATGAAAAAATTAGCAGAGGAGGAAGAAGCGTTGTACAATGAGCAACTAAATGAACTTGACGAGAGATTATTGAACATAATACTGGGAAACATGTACAAAGATTCGTACGACAACATCATTGTCGAAATAACGGCGGGTGTCGGTGGCCAGGAAGCAATGCTGTTCGCCAAGGACTTGTATGATATGTACATAGGCTACGCCAAGTATCTAGGTTTGGATTACGAGGTAATCGACATAGAGATAAGCGATAACAAGGGCATTAGGCATGCCAGTATTATGATATCTGGCGATCAAGCTGACAAGTTCCAACACGAGGGCGGTGTACACCGAGTCCAGCGGGTACCAGCCACGGAAAGAATGGGCCGAGTACATACCAGTACCGCCTCGGTTGCAATTTTGCCGGTGCCATCGGAGATACAGATTGCGATCAATGAGAAAGATTTGAAAGTAGAGACAAAAAGAGCGTCCGGCGCAGGTGGTCAACATGTAAACACCACCGATTCCGCGGTGAGGGTAACGCATCTGCCAAGCGGGCTGAGCGTTACCTGTCAGGTAGACAGATCGCaagataagaataaaaagatgGCTATGAACAAACTGAGGAGTATCCTGTACGAGCAGCAATTGAACAAGCAATCGTCATTCACGAGCGAGTTGCGGCAAAAGCAAATGGGAATGGGATACAGGAACGAAAAGATTAGAACGTACAATTATAATCAGGATCGCGTGACCGATCACAGACTGGGTCAGAATGGGACTCTCTACAACTTGCCGGAATTTATGCAGGGTGGAGCGGCTCTAGAGGAATTGgagaacaaattatataatcatgtacGGATGAAAACTCTGCTCGAAATAGTCAAAAAGCTTGAGACGCGATCAAAGTGA